A single region of the Negativicutes bacterium genome encodes:
- a CDS encoding M42 family metallopeptidase — protein MKMEQKYIDYMLDVLERMLAIKSPSGYTKEITAFLCNELQAMGYQPNTLRKGGVNVDLGGSGSPLMLFGHVDTLGGVVAGIKANGGLMLANIGGLNPNNTETEQVTVITRDGREYEGTLQIANASAHVNPKVNDPRDFKANIEVLLDEFVANAKDVEDLGIQNGDFIALNPRFTVTKKGYIKSRFLDDKASSAVLLTIAKYYADEKLIPNRNVWLSFTMFEEVGHGGAAGIPDCIEDVISVDMGCVGSGLKCSERMVSICPKDSGGVYHYALTNELIAAAQRAAADYALDVYPMYGSDVEVTLRAGFDVRHGLIGPGVYASHGYERSHIDGLANTFKLLQAYLA, from the coding sequence ATGAAAATGGAGCAGAAGTATATTGATTATATGTTGGATGTTCTGGAACGGATGCTGGCTATCAAGAGCCCTTCCGGTTACACAAAAGAAATTACGGCATTCCTCTGCAATGAATTGCAGGCAATGGGTTACCAACCGAATACGCTGCGCAAAGGCGGAGTGAATGTTGATTTAGGCGGCAGCGGTTCTCCTCTGATGCTGTTCGGTCATGTCGACACTTTGGGCGGCGTGGTGGCCGGTATCAAAGCAAACGGCGGCTTGATGCTCGCCAACATTGGCGGTCTCAATCCGAATAACACCGAAACCGAACAGGTTACGGTGATCACGCGCGACGGCAGGGAATACGAAGGCACCCTGCAAATTGCCAATGCCTCTGCGCATGTCAACCCCAAAGTCAACGATCCCCGCGATTTTAAGGCAAACATCGAAGTTCTTCTCGATGAATTTGTTGCCAACGCCAAAGATGTGGAGGATTTGGGGATTCAGAACGGTGATTTTATCGCTTTGAATCCGCGCTTCACCGTGACGAAAAAAGGTTATATCAAGAGCCGCTTTCTGGATGATAAGGCCTCTTCCGCTGTCCTGTTGACCATAGCTAAATATTATGCCGATGAAAAGCTGATCCCCAACCGCAATGTCTGGCTCAGTTTTACCATGTTTGAGGAGGTCGGTCATGGCGGCGCCGCCGGTATTCCCGACTGCATCGAAGATGTGATTTCGGTCGATATGGGCTGCGTGGGCAGCGGCTTAAAATGCAGCGAACGTATGGTTTCTATCTGCCCGAAAGATTCCGGCGGCGTTTACCATTATGCATTGACCAACGAGCTGATTGCTGCCGCTCAAAGAGCCGCTGCGGATTATGCGCTGGATGTTTATCCCATGTACGGTTCCGATGTGGAAGTCACGCTGCGCGCCGGTTTTGACGTGCGTCATGGTTTAATCGGTCCGGGTGTCTATGCCTCACATGGCTACGAGCGCAGCCATATCGACGGGTTGGCCAATACCTTTAAACTGCTGCAAGCTTATTTAGCCTAG
- a CDS encoding aminotransferase, with protein sequence MNIKTFQVEEWMNAYETGARYNIAETCVDSLSLDELFLLTGEDKQTFLNELCARRLTYGDIFGAPAFKAGIARLYQSITPQQIITTHGAAGANHHVFYSLLQPGDRVLCVLPTYQQLYSIPESYGADVQLLQLNVQNGYLPDLAQLDRLAIPGTKMICLNNPNNPTGALIPPALLQEIIAIARRVDAYILCDEVYRGLTQADCAVESIADLYEKGISVGSMSKVFSLAGLRLGWIASKDPEVLAACLSHRDYNLISCSILDEAVAGFALKHADRILARNQAIVRENLHLLDTWLASQPHLHYYKPQAGTTALLYYDFALPSYDFCRAMYDSTGAFVTPGDCFAEAHCLRIGYACDKKTLQDGLQAMAAYLQALEKSGIPLNTTH encoded by the coding sequence TTGAATATCAAAACATTTCAAGTGGAGGAATGGATGAATGCCTATGAAACAGGCGCACGTTACAATATTGCGGAAACCTGTGTCGATTCCCTTTCGTTGGACGAACTGTTCCTGCTGACCGGTGAAGACAAACAGACCTTTCTTAACGAATTATGCGCCCGCCGTTTGACGTATGGCGATATTTTTGGAGCGCCGGCTTTCAAAGCGGGAATCGCCCGACTCTATCAAAGTATTACTCCTCAGCAAATCATCACGACCCATGGCGCCGCCGGTGCCAATCATCATGTCTTCTATTCGCTGCTGCAGCCGGGGGACCGCGTCCTTTGCGTCTTGCCAACTTATCAGCAGCTCTACTCCATTCCCGAATCGTACGGCGCAGATGTTCAGCTCCTGCAGCTCAATGTTCAGAATGGTTATCTGCCCGACCTGGCTCAGCTTGACCGTCTGGCGATCCCCGGCACCAAAATGATTTGTCTGAATAATCCCAACAATCCAACCGGCGCTTTGATCCCACCCGCATTGCTGCAGGAAATCATTGCCATCGCGCGCCGTGTGGATGCTTATATTCTCTGTGATGAAGTCTATCGTGGCTTAACTCAAGCCGACTGTGCTGTCGAATCAATTGCCGATCTTTATGAAAAAGGCATCAGTGTCGGCAGTATGTCAAAAGTATTTTCTCTGGCCGGGCTCCGTTTGGGTTGGATAGCCAGCAAAGATCCGGAAGTACTGGCTGCCTGCCTGTCACACCGCGATTATAATCTGATCAGTTGCAGCATTTTGGATGAAGCGGTGGCAGGATTCGCTTTAAAGCACGCGGACCGGATCCTGGCGCGCAATCAGGCCATCGTGCGGGAGAATCTGCATCTGCTGGATACTTGGCTGGCAAGCCAACCGCATCTGCACTATTACAAGCCGCAGGCGGGCACCACCGCGCTGCTTTATTATGATTTTGCTCTGCCTTCTTACGATTTCTGCCGGGCAATGTATGACAGCACCGGCGCTTTTGTCACACCAGGAGACTGCTTTGCTGAAGCGCACTGCCTGCGGATCGGCTATGCCTGTGACAAAAAAACGCTGCAGGACGGCCTGCAGGCAATGGCCGCCTATTTACAGGCTTTAGAAAAATCCGGCATCCCCTTGAACACCACTCACTGA